The genomic region TTTATTCCTGCGGCTTTGCACAGGATCAGCTTCGCGGACCGGCGGCCTTGCTCCACCTTTGCATCATCGGAACGCACTTCCGGACAGAACTTTCCTCTTGATAACCATACCAATTCAATCAAAAGCCATGAAAAACTTTTTCATTTCCCGTCGCACCGTGTTGCTGGCTCTGCTGACAGCCGCTTCGTTTACCGCCTGTAAGAAAGAAACCGAACCGGCTGCTCCCGACAAGGCCACGCAGGTGGCGGGCAACTACACCTACACGGAACTGACGATGGGCGGCAAAACGTACCCGGCCAGCCAGACCAACATCAAAGGCAGCATCGAAGTGACCAAACACACGGCTTCGACGGTCAACATGGATTTTAACATCCGGGCCAAAGCCGACAACAGCGAATTTCTGGTCGGCAACGTGGGCGATGTAGAACTGACCGATGCCGGCGGCGGAGCCATCGGCCTGCGCGTGGACAGCGACGAAGTGGGCCAGGTAAAAGGCGACAAAATGACGATCAAAGGCGAAGACGAGGACGGCACCGCGTTCACGATCATCGCGACGAAGAACTAAGCATTCCAAAACCACATCCACACAAATCAGGCTGGCCTGTCGGGGTTAGGCGGACAACGATCCGACCTGCCCCGACGGGCCTTTTTTTGTTGCGCCAAACCCGCTTTCGCCGGGTTTCCGGGACCGGCCAGCCGGTCTTTTTGCTTTGGTCGGGTCGCTCTCCGAAAGTCTCCGGCCCGGCAGGCGGCCCGTACAATCAAACCCCGCCCTTGCGCAATTCACCCCGCCCATTTGGCATCTCACCGAAATCCCCTCGGTTTCCCGGCCGTCGCCCGCCACTTTTGTCCCATCGAACAACACACCTCAGTAAACAACATCCTCATGAACAAGCAAGCGATTTACTTCCTGTCTGCCCTGTTTCTGGCCTCTGCCTGCACCGAACCGGCCACGACCGACCCCGACGGCGGAACCGACCCGGCCAAACCCCAAACCAAATACGTGACCGGCCAGGTGACCGATTCGCAGGGCCGCCCGCTGAAAGGCGCTTATCTTTTTGTTGAAAACACGCTGTACGTCAGCTCGGGAGCCGACACCAAATCCGACGACAAAGGCAACTACAAGATCAAGCTGACCCTGGGCTCCTACCTCGCCAAAGGGCAGTACGAAGTGGACTACAACAACCGCCATTACGTCTTTGATCTGCAGCCCGACAACGACCAGAGCTTCACCGACGACGAAGGTGCCGTCCGCAACTTTACCTGGAAACTGAGCGGCAAGAAGAACGCCCGCTACAACCTCTACCACGGCGGCACCATCGAGCTTCTGCACGACCCGAACAGCCAGTTGTGGGATATCGAAAACGTGGAGTTTACCCTGAAGCCGGTCGGTCCGCTGATCGACGGTTCGACGGGCAGGACCCTGACGATGAAATCCGCCGATCCGGGCCTGCCCAACTACCTCTTTCTGGTGGACATTCCCATTGGCCGCTACACCATTTCGGCCGTTCACAAGCCGACCGGCCGCAAAGTCCTGCTCCAGAACGTAAACAGCAACCAGCCGTATGCCGAAAGCCTCACCCAGGACTTCTACGGCTTCGATTCGCCGCGCCACTGCAAAAACTGCATGGGGCTGGGGTATAAATTTCAGGGCGAGTAACCCGCCAAAACGGGGCTGAAGCCCCGCCTTCCAACTGTCTTACACAACAAATCATGAACCGACTGCTTGCCTCCGCCCTGCTGCTGGGCGCTTTTTTCTTCACGTCCTGCAAAAAAGAAACGGACCGGATGACCGAACCGGCCGGGGCTCCCGCCTTCGAACATGGCGCGCCCACCGGAACGGCTACTTCCCGAACCATCGGCCCCGAAGGCGGCACCCTGACGCTGCCCGACGGCTCGGTGGCCCTGACCGTCCCGGCCGGGGCGGTTACGAAAGCCACCGCCTTTTCCATCCAGCCCGTTGAGAATACGCTGCCCGGTGCCCGGGGCGAATCGTTCCGTCTGCTGCCGGAAGACGCCCACTTTGCCAAACCCGTAACCCTGACGTTTTCGTACAAAAACTTTCCGCAGCACGGGACCCTTCCCGAAGCTTTGTTTCTGGCCTACCAGAATGCCGAAGGCCGGTATGCGCTGGTGGACAAAACGCAGCTGGACAAGGCGACCCAGACGCTGACCGTCGAAACGACGCACTTCAGCGACTGGCAAATCTGCGAAACCTTCCGGGTGGTGGCCGACCGGACGACCCTCAAACGCGGGGAAAAAGCAACGCTGAAATTACAGGAAATTGACCTGGTGGCTCCCCTTACCGGACCCGATAAGAACATAACCCCGTGGACCGACCACGTGACCATGACCAGCGGCATGAAATTGGCCTGGAGCCTGGTTGGGGAAGGCAGCCTGGTACCCGCCCAGACCCAGTGCGTCTACACCGCCCCCGGCACAACGCCGCAACAGAATCCGGTGCTGGTCAACCTGACGCTGTCGGGCTTCACAGGCTCCCCGAAAATTCGCACCGGGGCCTCCTCGCCCCAGATGACCATCATCACGCCCATTGAGATTGCGCAGGGCGATTACGTCAAGTATAGTTTTAACGGAGAAACGCTGGATATCAACGGCGACTGCGAGACCGGCTGCATCACCTGCGAAGCCCGGAACGGCCACTTTTCGCTGCGGACCACGGCGCCCAACAACCGGACGATGAGTCTGATTATCTGGAATTTCCCGAGCAAAGCCGGTAATTATGCCTTTCACACGGACCTTGCGGGCATCGAAGTACTGGCGGGCGTCGGCTCTTCCCGGTATGTGTCCTCATACTCCTCCTGCCAATCGCCCTACAATGCCGTTTTCTCAACCGGCGGCGTCACGATCACCAAATGGGGGAACGTGGGCGAGTACATCGAGGGCAACGTCACTACCCAGTTGTACGGCGGCGGCAACTGCGGCAGCGACAGTAAACCCTTTACGCTCAAGTTCCGGGCAAAGCGAACCCGCTAGCCCTGGGTCGTCGACCGGGAAAGCCGTTTTACAATTCATCGCTCCTTTTTCTCAATTCATCCGGTTCGTTTCGCAATTAACCGACAAGGGGCACAGTCTTTGGGGCGACCGTTCGTACTTTCGGTTATTGCCGTTGTCATGAACCTAGTCGAGCGAGTCCGTCCCTGTTTCTTCTCCAAATCCGAGTGGATTTATCACCTGCTGATGATGCCGGTGCTGGCTCCGCTCGGTAATTACTTTTTTATCGGACCGCGGTACGCCACCGACCGGACCACCTTTGTGTCGGCTACGCTGCTGGTCATCGGGCTGTACTGGCTCTCGGTGGTGCTGATGACGCTGGCCGTGCGCTGCGTTTTTCGGCGTTTTCCGGCGGCGAACCGGCCCCTGCGCCGGTTGCTGGTGATGGGAGGCGTCGTCGGCGGCGCTACCCTGGTGCTGGGCATTTTCGATACCTGGCTGTATAGCCTGGTTCCGGCGACCGGCGTTCGTTTTAGCTGGGACATTGTGAGAGCCATCTGGCGGCTGGGCCTTATTTTCGACGTTTTTCTCTGCGGCGCCCTGCTCCTCTTCGACGCGTATCACCGGCAGTACCCGCAACAGAAAGCGGCGTTGCCTTCCGGGCAGGCCGCCCCGGGCTTTTCTCCTTTTGAATGGGGCTTTCACAGCCTCGCCGTCTTTGTGTTTACGCCGGTGGCCAACCTGCTGCTCGTCGGGCAGCGGTACCTGGAAGACCTCCTGATCTTTCTGTTGGGGTCTTCAGTGGTGGTGCTGGCTTACATTCCTAATGTGCTGCTGGTGACGGCCCTCATCCGGTACAGCATCCGGAAGTACCCTGGCCTGTCGCAGACCCGACAGCGCCTTCGGCTGATGATCGGGTGGAGCCTGCCAGTGGTGTATACGCTCAATATTCTGACCCTCTGGCTGTTCAGCAAGGTTCCGCTGCTCGCCATTCCGTTTTCCTGGGAAAGCTACTGGACCGTGCTGGGCGTTGGGGTGCTGTTCGTGGTGGTTTTCTCGCTGGGAAACAGCTACTTCTACGCGCTGCAGCGGTGGCAAACCGAAGAGATTGAGAACGAGGCGCTGAAGAAAAACACGCTCCGGCGGCGGTTCGAAGACCTCAAGGGCCGGGTCAACCCGCACTTTCTGTTCAACAGCCTCAACTCGCTCTCGTCCCTGATCGCCGAGGATCGCCCCTGCGCCGAACGCTTTGTGGACGAACTGGCGAAGGTCTACCGCTACCTGCTGCACCTCAACACCTCCGAGCCGCTCACGACGCTCGACCGCGAACTGGCCTTTATCAATTCATACGCCTTTCTGCTCAAGACACGATACGGAAACGGCATTTCGCTGCATATGGAGCTGGAAACTGACCCGGCGCACTGTTACTTGCCGCCCCTGACGCTCCAGACGTTGGTGGACAATGCCATGAAACACAACGTTATTCTCACCCAGAATCCCCTGCACATTCACATCCGGGCCACCGAATCCGGCCAGATTCTGGTGTGGAACACCATCCGGAAACGCATGGTCAGGGTAGATACCCGCCCGGCGGGTCTGTCGGGACTGGCCGCCAAATACCGGCTGGTGGGCGATCAGGACATTCAGGTTCGGGACGACGGAGCGCGCTTTCTGGTCGAACTGCCCGCCCTTCCTCAGGAATTGACCGCCGAGAAAGCATGACAACCGTTTCAGCCAACATAGCGCCCGCCCTCCCCCGGCTCCGGCGGCAGGCCCGCTGGCAGTGCCTGCTGGTCTTTCCGTGGTT from Tellurirhabdus rosea harbors:
- a CDS encoding carboxypeptidase-like regulatory domain-containing protein; amino-acid sequence: MNKQAIYFLSALFLASACTEPATTDPDGGTDPAKPQTKYVTGQVTDSQGRPLKGAYLFVENTLYVSSGADTKSDDKGNYKIKLTLGSYLAKGQYEVDYNNRHYVFDLQPDNDQSFTDDEGAVRNFTWKLSGKKNARYNLYHGGTIELLHDPNSQLWDIENVEFTLKPVGPLIDGSTGRTLTMKSADPGLPNYLFLVDIPIGRYTISAVHKPTGRKVLLQNVNSNQPYAESLTQDFYGFDSPRHCKNCMGLGYKFQGE
- a CDS encoding sensor histidine kinase, translating into MNLVERVRPCFFSKSEWIYHLLMMPVLAPLGNYFFIGPRYATDRTTFVSATLLVIGLYWLSVVLMTLAVRCVFRRFPAANRPLRRLLVMGGVVGGATLVLGIFDTWLYSLVPATGVRFSWDIVRAIWRLGLIFDVFLCGALLLFDAYHRQYPQQKAALPSGQAAPGFSPFEWGFHSLAVFVFTPVANLLLVGQRYLEDLLIFLLGSSVVVLAYIPNVLLVTALIRYSIRKYPGLSQTRQRLRLMIGWSLPVVYTLNILTLWLFSKVPLLAIPFSWESYWTVLGVGVLFVVVFSLGNSYFYALQRWQTEEIENEALKKNTLRRRFEDLKGRVNPHFLFNSLNSLSSLIAEDRPCAERFVDELAKVYRYLLHLNTSEPLTTLDRELAFINSYAFLLKTRYGNGISLHMELETDPAHCYLPPLTLQTLVDNAMKHNVILTQNPLHIHIRATESGQILVWNTIRKRMVRVDTRPAGLSGLAAKYRLVGDQDIQVRDDGARFLVELPALPQELTAEKA